One Leucobacter muris DNA segment encodes these proteins:
- a CDS encoding dihydrofolate reductase family protein produces MGALIYSMIVTADGYVADAHGAFDWGVASEELHEFVAESTRSVGTYLYGRRMYDTMVYWETAGLDEELPAGIADYARLWRSCDKIVFSTSLHEPRSARTTLRRSFDPDEIRELKLNLDHDLTIDGPMLAAQALRAGLVDEIGLFVTPVVVGGGKRFFPEGVRCELRLLEQRGFDNGTVYLRYRVAD; encoded by the coding sequence ATGGGTGCACTGATCTACTCGATGATCGTGACGGCCGACGGCTACGTCGCCGATGCGCACGGCGCCTTCGACTGGGGAGTCGCGAGCGAGGAACTGCACGAGTTCGTCGCCGAGAGCACCCGGTCGGTCGGCACCTATCTCTACGGGCGGCGCATGTACGACACGATGGTCTACTGGGAGACCGCGGGTCTCGACGAGGAGCTGCCCGCGGGGATCGCCGACTATGCGCGACTGTGGCGGTCGTGCGACAAGATCGTCTTCTCCACGAGCCTCCACGAGCCCCGCAGCGCGCGCACGACGCTGCGCCGATCCTTCGATCCCGACGAGATCCGGGAACTGAAGCTGAACCTCGACCACGACCTCACGATCGACGGGCCGATGCTCGCCGCCCAGGCGCTGCGGGCGGGCCTCGTCGACGAGATCGGGCTGTTCGTGACCCCGGTCGTGGTGGGCGGAGGCAAGCGATTCTTCCCTGAGGGGGTTCGCTGCGAACTGCGGCTGCTCGAGCAGCGCGGCTTCGACAACGGCACGGTCTATCTGCGCTACCGGGTCGCGGACTGA
- a CDS encoding NUDIX hydrolase, producing the protein MPYENASVSERRTLPPAVAVSTVAFALRPPEDALIGDQQGRTGGADAAITLWLPLVRRTRAPFLGCWALPGGPTQWDETLSDTALRTLRAAVLRDPGYLEQLYSFGGVERSAEAQRLVTIAYWALYGERDLLAPTAPASGEAVDPRRDPERPRRWDDPDPGETTSGAPGAAPEAEAGRTGEARTDRRTPPGDPDPNVVWFSADRLPELAFDHAEIVAYALARLRSKTEYEAVAHRFLGPVFTLGRLRAVTEAVLGETVDPANFRRQALAQGNLVDTGEVETGARHRPARLYRFRDEPLTAPPGRPDQPTRAAARSRETAEPQDPTPRSTP; encoded by the coding sequence GTGCCGTACGAGAACGCGAGTGTGAGCGAGCGACGCACCCTGCCTCCGGCGGTGGCGGTCTCGACGGTCGCCTTCGCGCTGCGACCGCCGGAGGACGCCCTCATCGGCGATCAGCAGGGGCGCACCGGCGGGGCCGACGCCGCCATCACGCTCTGGCTGCCCCTCGTGCGCCGCACCCGGGCGCCGTTCCTGGGGTGCTGGGCGCTGCCCGGCGGCCCCACCCAGTGGGACGAGACCCTCTCGGACACCGCGCTGCGCACCCTGCGCGCGGCCGTGCTGCGGGATCCCGGGTATCTCGAGCAGCTCTACTCCTTCGGCGGCGTCGAGCGCTCCGCGGAAGCACAGCGGCTCGTCACCATCGCCTACTGGGCGCTGTACGGGGAGCGCGACCTGCTCGCGCCGACGGCTCCCGCATCCGGCGAGGCGGTCGACCCGCGCAGGGATCCCGAGCGCCCCCGGCGCTGGGACGACCCGGATCCAGGCGAGACGACGAGCGGCGCACCCGGTGCGGCCCCCGAGGCCGAGGCCGGGCGCACCGGCGAGGCCCGCACGGATCGGCGGACACCGCCCGGCGACCCCGACCCGAACGTGGTCTGGTTCTCGGCCGACCGGCTGCCCGAGCTGGCCTTCGACCACGCCGAGATCGTCGCCTACGCGCTCGCGCGCCTGCGCTCCAAGACCGAGTACGAGGCGGTCGCGCACCGATTCCTCGGGCCCGTCTTCACCCTCGGACGGCTGCGCGCCGTGACCGAGGCCGTGCTCGGCGAGACCGTCGACCCGGCGAACTTCAGGCGCCAGGCCCTCGCGCAGGGCAACCTCGTCGACACCGGCGAGGTCGAGACCGGCGCTCGGCACCGGCCCGCCCGCCTCTACCGCTTTCGGGACGAGCCGCTCACGGCGCCTCCCGGCCGCCCCGACCAGCCGACCCGTGCCGCAGCCCGGTCACGGGAGACGGCCGAACCCCAAGACCCGACACCGAGGAGCACACCATGA
- a CDS encoding cold-shock protein, whose amino-acid sequence MAIGTVKWFNSEKGFGFITPDDGASDVFAHFSAIQGNGRRDLFENQRVEFDVEQGPKGLQASNIRAL is encoded by the coding sequence ATGGCCATCGGCACCGTGAAATGGTTCAACTCCGAAAAGGGCTTCGGCTTCATCACCCCCGACGACGGAGCTTCCGACGTCTTCGCGCACTTCAGCGCGATCCAGGGCAACGGCCGTCGCGACCTCTTCGAGAACCAGCGCGTCGAGTTCGACGTCGAGCAGGGCCCCAAGGGTCTGCAGGCGAGCAACATCCGCGCGCTCTAA
- a CDS encoding L-aspartate oxidase translates to MILVIGSGVAGLSCALAAARAGAATTLVVPGRLGGADEAERAASGGSTALAQGGIAAAIGFGDTPAAHFADTVAAGAGLVDAEAAEVLTGEGARAVRALLRGGFDADRAESGAPRLGLEGAHGRARIVHAGGDRTGAVLHEHLVARVLVEAAAGRIELLEDRVAVELLSEAGAVRGAVLRSTVGEALEDRRADAVVLATGGYAALYERSTNPTSSRGEGVVLAARAGAVLADLEFVQFHPTVLHGSGVLVSEAVRGAGAVLRDGSGARFMVGRHPLAELAPRDVVSREMQRAMLERGESRLWLDARCVEREGGAGSLARRFPGITAAVAEHGIDWSRELVPVSPAAHYTMGGVASDLRGRTSVPGLFVAGETAATGVHGANRLASNSLLEGLVFGRRAGDAAAGFARARGSWVLEGAGMRALVAEARPGAIATGGPDTSLRAMIALAAEARTESRGAHQRLDAPRTDPAQARRRAFAFAFASAPESSPDPDRQRSLVQC, encoded by the coding sequence GTGATCCTCGTCATCGGCTCGGGGGTCGCGGGGCTCTCGTGCGCACTCGCCGCGGCTCGGGCCGGGGCGGCGACGACGCTCGTGGTGCCCGGCCGCCTGGGCGGAGCCGACGAGGCCGAGCGCGCCGCGTCGGGCGGCAGCACCGCCCTCGCGCAGGGCGGGATCGCCGCGGCGATCGGTTTCGGCGATACGCCGGCGGCGCACTTCGCCGACACCGTCGCGGCGGGGGCGGGGCTGGTCGACGCCGAGGCGGCGGAGGTGCTGACCGGCGAGGGCGCCCGAGCGGTGCGAGCGCTGCTGCGGGGCGGTTTCGACGCGGACCGCGCCGAGTCGGGGGCGCCGCGCCTCGGGCTGGAGGGGGCGCACGGCCGTGCCCGCATCGTGCACGCCGGGGGCGATCGCACCGGCGCAGTGCTGCACGAGCATCTCGTGGCGCGCGTGCTGGTCGAGGCGGCTGCGGGGCGGATCGAGCTGCTGGAGGATCGTGTCGCCGTCGAGCTGCTGAGCGAGGCGGGTGCGGTGCGCGGCGCGGTGCTGCGGAGCACCGTCGGTGAGGCGCTGGAGGATCGTCGCGCGGATGCGGTGGTGCTCGCGACGGGCGGGTACGCCGCGCTCTACGAGCGCTCGACCAATCCGACCTCTTCGCGCGGCGAGGGAGTGGTGCTGGCGGCGCGGGCGGGCGCGGTGCTCGCCGACCTGGAGTTCGTGCAGTTCCATCCCACGGTGCTGCACGGCTCGGGCGTGCTCGTGTCCGAAGCGGTGCGCGGTGCGGGCGCAGTGCTGCGCGACGGCTCGGGGGCGCGCTTCATGGTGGGGCGGCATCCCCTCGCGGAGCTCGCGCCGCGCGATGTGGTGTCGCGCGAGATGCAGCGGGCGATGCTGGAGCGTGGGGAGTCGCGGCTGTGGCTCGACGCGAGGTGCGTCGAGCGCGAGGGGGGAGCCGGATCGCTCGCCCGCCGCTTCCCCGGGATCACCGCCGCGGTCGCCGAGCACGGCATCGACTGGAGCCGAGAGCTCGTGCCCGTCTCGCCCGCGGCTCACTACACGATGGGCGGCGTCGCCTCCGACCTGCGGGGCCGCACCTCGGTGCCGGGACTGTTCGTCGCGGGAGAGACGGCGGCGACCGGCGTGCACGGGGCGAATCGCCTCGCTTCGAACTCGCTGCTCGAGGGGCTGGTCTTCGGCCGCCGGGCGGGAGACGCCGCCGCGGGCTTCGCGAGGGCCCGCGGTTCGTGGGTGCTCGAGGGAGCCGGCATGCGCGCGCTCGTCGCCGAGGCACGGCCGGGGGCGATCGCGACCGGCGGCCCCGACACGAGCCTCCGTGCGATGATCGCGCTCGCTGCGGAGGCGCGAACCGAGTCGCGCGGCGCCCACCAGCGGCTCGACGCGCCGCGCACCGACCCGGCGCAGGCCCGCCGCCGGGCCTTCGCGTTCGCCTTCGCGAGCGCCCCCGAGTCTTCCCCGGATCCTGATCGGCAGAGGAGCCTTGTGCAGTGCTGA
- the nadC gene encoding carboxylating nicotinate-nucleotide diphosphorylase, protein MLTPHIIESVVRSALAEDAPWGDLTVELAIPASAEIDARLVARESGVFAGGPLIVETFRQLDPRIEVTALADEGEAFAAGRALARIAGPARGVLTGERVALNLCQRMSGVATLTARYAAAVAHTQARIADTRKTTPGLRALEKHAVRAGGGSNHRFGLSDAIMVKDNHLAALGAVDDASITSALRRLRERAGHTTSIVVEVDRLEQIPPVLDAAPTGILLDNFSIPELVEGVRLIDGRAIAEASGGVDLDTVAGIAETGVDVISVGRLTHGARALDLGLDAP, encoded by the coding sequence GTGCTGACCCCACACATCATCGAATCCGTCGTACGTTCGGCGCTCGCAGAGGACGCGCCGTGGGGCGACCTGACCGTCGAGCTCGCGATCCCGGCGAGCGCCGAGATCGATGCGCGCCTCGTCGCCCGGGAGTCCGGCGTCTTCGCGGGCGGACCGCTGATCGTCGAGACCTTCCGGCAGCTCGACCCGCGCATCGAGGTGACGGCGCTCGCCGACGAGGGCGAGGCGTTCGCCGCCGGGCGGGCCCTCGCCCGCATCGCCGGCCCTGCCCGCGGGGTGCTCACCGGCGAGCGGGTCGCCTTGAACCTCTGCCAGCGGATGAGCGGCGTCGCGACACTCACCGCCCGGTACGCCGCCGCCGTCGCCCACACGCAGGCCCGCATCGCCGATACGCGGAAGACCACTCCGGGCCTGCGGGCGCTCGAGAAGCACGCGGTGCGGGCGGGCGGCGGATCGAACCACCGCTTCGGGCTCTCGGACGCGATCATGGTGAAGGACAACCACCTCGCCGCCCTCGGAGCCGTCGACGACGCGTCGATCACGAGCGCGCTGCGGCGACTGCGGGAGCGCGCCGGCCACACCACCTCGATCGTGGTGGAGGTCGACCGTCTCGAGCAGATCCCGCCCGTGCTCGACGCCGCGCCGACCGGCATCCTGCTCGACAACTTCTCGATCCCCGAGCTGGTCGAGGGCGTGCGTCTCATCGACGGCCGGGCGATCGCTGAGGCGAGCGGGGGCGTCGACCTCGACACCGTCGCGGGGATCGCCGAGACCGGCGTCGACGTCATCTCGGTGGGCCGGCTCACGCACGGCGCACGCGCGCTCGACCTGGGGCTGGACGCGCCGTGA